A window from Methanofollis sp. encodes these proteins:
- a CDS encoding GNAT family N-acetyltransferase, with translation MPLPELHFLPLSGDLDVSAFRCGHADLDEFLIEDSKVYQEERLSVTHLAYIDSELVGFFTLVTDCIDVKQVAPEDGKRGYPYRKYPALKIARLATSSKYQRIGIGFLMLGEVLALTMNISKYVGCRIITMDSKQESVGFYEKFGFKRATRRSTDPVHMYMDYHKLLEIEYLIV, from the coding sequence ATGCCTCTCCCGGAACTCCATTTTTTACCACTCTCCGGGGATCTGGATGTATCAGCCTTCAGGTGTGGTCATGCCGATCTGGATGAGTTCTTGATCGAGGACTCGAAGGTATATCAGGAAGAGCGGCTGTCGGTAACCCATCTTGCGTATATCGACTCTGAATTGGTCGGATTTTTCACCCTCGTCACCGACTGCATCGATGTCAAGCAGGTAGCCCCGGAGGATGGGAAACGGGGGTATCCTTACCGGAAATACCCGGCTCTCAAGATCGCCCGACTGGCAACCTCCTCAAAATATCAACGGATCGGTATCGGGTTTCTGATGCTTGGTGAGGTTCTGGCACTCACAATGAATATATCAAAATATGTCGGGTGCAGGATTATCACCATGGATTCAAAACAGGAATCAGTGGGGTTCTACGAGAAATTCGGGTTCAAACGAGCAACCCGGAGATCCACCGATCCGGTCCATATGTATATGGACTATCACAAACTGTTAGAGATAGAATACCTGATAGTGTGA
- a CDS encoding DUF2341 domain-containing protein, translated as MNTTWIALLTGLALLTAGAAAEVTARYWLDDTPGTFSHRQMVSVDRPSAIDGLAVSFNATYLPGMRPDFADIRFVDADGRAVPYWIEDVTAGSHAHVWLALPARATAVTMLYGNPDARDAGDPDAVFLFFEDYERGDLSRWSSCGSSALVQSDVVRSGGYAGDINVSDPDLPEFNERRVCTANISAGPLVIEGDFRVSKFGKWCGSGYIQAWNGTDRLYALHLRNGSVQHYYDGDHRNFSADRQAETDTWYHVRVVLETPNATEHAWMDGEYLGSAPLRFADGSPVPEDVVFDEFALIGSSAWYSGAPHHLYADNIVVRDYIPVEPRLSYG; from the coding sequence ATGAACACCACCTGGATCGCTCTCCTCACAGGACTCGCGCTCCTCACCGCCGGGGCGGCTGCGGAGGTGACAGCGCGCTACTGGCTGGACGATACCCCCGGGACCTTCTCCCACCGGCAGATGGTATCGGTCGACCGCCCCTCCGCTATAGACGGTCTCGCGGTCTCCTTCAACGCGACCTATCTTCCCGGTATGCGGCCGGATTTCGCCGACATCCGGTTCGTCGACGCTGACGGGAGAGCCGTCCCCTACTGGATCGAGGACGTGACCGCCGGCTCCCACGCCCACGTCTGGCTCGCCCTCCCGGCGAGGGCGACGGCGGTGACCATGCTCTACGGCAACCCCGATGCCCGGGACGCCGGTGACCCCGACGCGGTCTTCCTCTTCTTCGAGGACTACGAGCGCGGCGACCTCTCGCGGTGGTCGTCCTGCGGCTCGAGCGCGCTCGTTCAGTCCGATGTTGTCCGTAGCGGCGGATATGCCGGGGATATCAACGTCTCCGACCCGGACCTCCCGGAGTTCAACGAGAGAAGGGTCTGTACCGCGAATATCTCCGCGGGCCCGCTGGTGATCGAGGGGGACTTCCGGGTGAGCAAGTTCGGGAAATGGTGCGGCTCGGGCTACATCCAGGCCTGGAACGGGACCGACCGGCTCTACGCGCTCCACCTCAGGAACGGGTCGGTGCAGCACTACTACGACGGCGACCACCGGAACTTCTCCGCCGATAGACAGGCTGAGACCGATACCTGGTACCACGTCAGGGTTGTTTTAGAGACGCCGAACGCCACCGAACACGCCTGGATGGACGGCGAATACCTGGGGAGCGCACCCCTGCGGTTCGCGGACGGCTCGCCGGTGCCGGAGGATGTGGTCTTTGATGAGTTCGCCCTGATCGGGTCTTCGGCGTGGTACTCCGGGGCTCCGCACCACCTCTACGCCGACAACATCGTCGTCCGGGACTACATCCCCGTCGAGCCGCGGCTCTCGTATGGGTGA
- a CDS encoding nucleotidyltransferase domain-containing protein produces MFHVEQNVSTRIVALLLKGDSHPRKLAKDLGVSHTTVLRKLKDLLDGNVVDFRIEGKNRVYFLKKTVEARLHAYVAEWYALGDLVEEAPHLRSVIRAIQEREEIPLAVIFGSYAKGTADRKSDVDLYIETDDRMVKQDLERAHLRLSVKIGSWAPENLLIQEIVKNHVILKGVERFYEKTRFFE; encoded by the coding sequence ATGTTCCATGTGGAACAAAATGTATCCACCCGGATCGTTGCTCTCCTGCTCAAGGGCGACTCACACCCCCGCAAACTCGCAAAGGATCTGGGCGTCTCGCACACCACCGTGCTACGGAAACTTAAGGATCTCTTAGACGGGAATGTCGTCGACTTCAGGATAGAGGGGAAGAACAGGGTTTACTTCCTGAAAAAGACCGTTGAGGCACGGTTGCATGCCTATGTGGCGGAGTGGTACGCGCTCGGAGACCTGGTCGAAGAGGCCCCCCATCTTCGGTCCGTCATCAGGGCGATTCAGGAGAGAGAAGAGATCCCGCTTGCCGTAATCTTCGGCAGTTATGCGAAGGGGACCGCGGATCGGAAGAGCGATGTCGATCTCTACATTGAGACGGACGACAGAATGGTGAAGCAAGATCTGGAACGAGCTCACCTGCGGCTCAGTGTGAAGATAGGATCCTGGGCCCCGGAGAATCTGCTGATCCAGGAGATCGTAAAGAACCATGTCATCCTGAAGGGA
- a CDS encoding aminoacetone oxidase family FAD-binding enzyme, whose translation MNETIAIIGGGPAGLFCALGAAGAGRTVIVFEKKPAAGRKLLITGSGQCNITHDGEVPDFLSRYGDHGTFLRPALMNFTNRDLIRFFADRGLFMETEPGGKVFPKTRKAADILAVLLAECAARGVEIRYSDPVRAVERDGDGFLVTAKEAVRASTLVIATGGASYPATGSTGDGYAFARALGQPTTEVAPALAPVYVEDYPFADLAGISFSNIT comes from the coding sequence GTGAACGAGACCATCGCGATCATCGGGGGAGGGCCCGCCGGGCTCTTCTGCGCTCTCGGGGCAGCAGGCGCCGGGAGAACCGTCATCGTCTTCGAGAAGAAGCCCGCGGCGGGCCGAAAGCTCCTCATCACCGGGTCGGGGCAGTGCAACATCACCCACGACGGTGAGGTCCCCGACTTCCTCTCCCGCTACGGCGACCACGGCACGTTCCTCCGGCCCGCGCTCATGAACTTCACGAACCGCGACCTCATCCGGTTCTTCGCCGACCGGGGGCTTTTCATGGAGACCGAGCCCGGCGGGAAGGTCTTCCCCAAGACCCGGAAGGCCGCCGACATCCTCGCCGTCCTCCTCGCTGAGTGTGCCGCTCGCGGGGTGGAGATCCGGTATAGCGACCCCGTCCGGGCCGTCGAGCGTGACGGCGACGGGTTCCTGGTCACGGCGAAGGAGGCCGTTCGGGCCTCCACCCTCGTCATCGCCACCGGCGGCGCCTCCTACCCCGCCACCGGCTCGACCGGTGACGGCTACGCCTTCGCCCGGGCCCTCGGCCAGCCGACGACGGAGGTTGCTCCGGCGCTTGCCCCGGTCTACGTCGAGGACTACCCGTTCGCCGACCTCGCGGGGATATCCTTCTCAAATATTACC